From a region of the Aneurinibacillus sp. REN35 genome:
- a CDS encoding LutC/YkgG family protein gives MNKQDENIIRRLDEQAMQKEEQFFTHIANRLNRPRVTEAPAHPFRGAPDFWLGYELSDEKRVELFMANWTSMGGHAERCKDENALRTYIENLATTMKAKYMLRFDHPLLNELRVEQNLPDVEMTVWNEQAQEDLLAKAAGADIGIAVVEYGIAHTGTVVAISGPAQGRSVSLLPTVFIAVLRASDMKTRMGEVMDDLTRRFGNKLPAGVHFISGPSRSADIENDLTIGVHGPGIVHALILDA, from the coding sequence ATGAATAAGCAGGATGAGAATATCATCCGTCGATTGGATGAGCAAGCGATGCAAAAAGAGGAACAATTCTTTACCCATATTGCAAATCGCTTGAATCGGCCGCGTGTGACAGAGGCTCCAGCGCATCCGTTCCGGGGCGCGCCTGATTTTTGGCTTGGCTATGAGCTGTCTGATGAGAAGCGAGTGGAACTGTTTATGGCCAATTGGACAAGCATGGGTGGCCATGCGGAGCGATGCAAGGATGAAAATGCACTGCGTACCTATATTGAAAATCTAGCCACAACAATGAAGGCGAAGTACATGCTGCGTTTTGATCATCCGCTTTTGAATGAGCTGCGTGTTGAGCAGAATCTGCCGGATGTGGAGATGACAGTATGGAATGAGCAGGCGCAGGAGGACTTGCTTGCCAAAGCCGCCGGAGCTGATATCGGTATAGCTGTCGTCGAATATGGAATTGCTCATACAGGAACGGTAGTCGCTATTTCCGGGCCTGCACAAGGCAGGTCGGTAAGTCTTCTGCCAACGGTGTTCATCGCTGTGCTTCGCGCAAGTGATATGAAGACGAGGATGGGCGAAGTGATGGATGATCTTACACGCCGCTTTGGTAATAAGCTTCCTGCGGGTGTGCACTTTATCAGTGGACCGAGCCGTTCTGCGGATATTGAGAACGACTTAACGATTGGAGTGCACGGTCCAGGGATCGTTCATGCACTCATTCTCGATGCATAA
- a CDS encoding (Fe-S)-binding protein, translating into MKVSIFITCLSDAIYPRVGEAMARILAGQGVKLHFPEVQTCCGQPAFNSGYWDEARASATTLLDAFEDSDFVVSPSGSCTGMIHHYYPVLFKNDPVMQKRAQQFIDKTYEFSQFLVNVLGVTDIGARFPHKVTYHPSCHGSRLLGIKEEPRQLLESVKGMELIDLPFAEDCCGFGGTFAVKMSDISGAMVEEKAQHVVETQAEVLVGMDMGCLMNIGGRLHYEGKPVRVMHLAELLYEGVKQQA; encoded by the coding sequence GTGAAGGTCTCCATTTTTATTACCTGTTTATCTGATGCTATTTATCCGCGTGTCGGGGAAGCGATGGCCCGTATTCTTGCCGGGCAGGGTGTGAAGCTTCATTTTCCGGAGGTGCAGACATGCTGTGGACAGCCTGCCTTCAATAGCGGATATTGGGATGAAGCACGCGCTAGCGCTACGACGCTTCTTGATGCGTTTGAAGATAGCGATTTTGTCGTCTCGCCATCCGGCTCCTGTACAGGAATGATTCATCACTATTATCCGGTGCTCTTCAAGAATGACCCAGTTATGCAGAAGAGGGCGCAGCAATTTATTGATAAGACATATGAATTCTCCCAATTCCTTGTTAATGTGTTGGGTGTGACAGACATTGGGGCTCGTTTTCCGCATAAGGTTACGTACCATCCTTCCTGTCACGGCAGCCGGCTGCTCGGTATTAAGGAAGAGCCGCGCCAACTGCTTGAAAGCGTAAAGGGAATGGAACTTATTGATCTTCCGTTTGCTGAGGATTGCTGCGGATTCGGGGGAACCTTCGCCGTTAAGATGTCCGATATATCCGGTGCTATGGTAGAAGAGAAGGCCCAGCATGTTGTGGAGACACAAGCCGAGGTGCTTGTTGGTATGGATATGGGGTGTCTGATGAACATTGGAGGTCGCCTGCATTATGAAGGAAAGCCCGTACGCGTGATGCATCTGGCAGAATTGCTGTATGAAGGGGTGAAACAACAAGCATGA
- a CDS encoding LutB/LldF family L-lactate oxidation iron-sulfur protein, whose protein sequence is MSTTFNPTMNITERAKVSLNDEFLRNAVKYTTEKLRSSKKLASDELGNWEEWRDRARSIRLHTIAHLDYYLSEFVKNARAVGVHVHFASTAQEAVDITMQIAEAKGAKSVVKSKSMVSEELHINHRLEEAGVEAIETDLGEYIIQLAGETPSHIIIPAIHKNKQQVADLFSEEAGETLPPDTPILAGFARAKLREKFLEADIGMTGCNFAIAETGSMVLFSNEGNARMVSTVPKTQITYMGMERIIPSLADLEVMATMLPRSATGQKLTVYMSAITGPRRQGDSDGPEEMHIIILDNGRSSQLGDPEFQEVLNCIRCGACLNACPVYRHVGGHTYGWVYSGPIGAVLTPRLNQDMEKWGEVSYASSLCGACYEACPVKIPLHDMLVYIRRQKVEEGYTPASERLAFKGFKYIMSNHRRFKRVLNVGKTGQRVVVRNGAITSQLGPLKGWTTHRHAPALAEHSFRDSWKNLSKELEASKPEMEPDVLKRLKAAKQKQGGERHE, encoded by the coding sequence ATGAGTACAACATTTAACCCGACAATGAACATTACAGAACGTGCCAAAGTTTCCTTGAATGATGAGTTCTTGCGCAATGCGGTAAAATACACAACCGAGAAACTGCGCTCCTCCAAAAAACTCGCTTCGGACGAATTGGGCAATTGGGAAGAATGGCGTGACCGCGCCCGCAGCATTCGCCTGCATACGATTGCTCATCTCGATTATTACCTGTCCGAATTCGTGAAAAATGCCCGGGCAGTTGGCGTGCATGTCCACTTTGCATCAACTGCACAGGAAGCGGTTGATATTACGATGCAGATTGCAGAAGCGAAGGGCGCAAAGTCGGTCGTAAAATCAAAATCCATGGTTTCTGAAGAACTGCATATCAACCACAGGCTGGAAGAGGCGGGCGTGGAAGCGATTGAAACCGACCTTGGCGAGTATATTATTCAACTTGCCGGAGAGACGCCGTCCCATATTATTATTCCGGCCATTCATAAGAATAAGCAGCAGGTAGCCGACCTATTCTCTGAAGAAGCAGGAGAGACATTGCCGCCGGATACACCGATTCTTGCAGGATTTGCGCGCGCGAAGCTGCGGGAGAAATTTCTTGAGGCGGACATCGGCATGACAGGGTGCAACTTTGCCATTGCAGAAACAGGCTCCATGGTGCTTTTCTCAAATGAAGGAAATGCCCGTATGGTCAGTACCGTGCCGAAAACACAAATTACGTATATGGGAATGGAGCGGATCATCCCGTCGCTGGCCGACTTGGAGGTCATGGCTACCATGCTGCCGCGTTCGGCGACTGGACAGAAGCTAACCGTATACATGTCTGCGATTACCGGGCCGCGTCGGCAAGGTGATTCGGATGGTCCGGAAGAGATGCATATTATCATTTTGGATAATGGACGTTCGTCTCAGTTAGGAGATCCGGAATTTCAGGAAGTGCTGAATTGCATTCGCTGTGGTGCATGTCTTAATGCGTGTCCGGTTTATCGCCATGTTGGCGGACATACGTACGGATGGGTATACAGCGGTCCGATCGGTGCTGTGCTTACACCGCGTCTGAACCAGGATATGGAGAAGTGGGGCGAGGTTTCATACGCGTCGAGCTTGTGCGGCGCTTGCTATGAAGCGTGTCCGGTCAAAATCCCATTGCATGATATGCTCGTCTATATTCGTCGTCAAAAAGTCGAGGAAGGATACACACCTGCATCGGAGCGGCTTGCATTTAAAGGCTTTAAATACATTATGTCGAATCACCGCCGCTTCAAGCGGGTCCTAAACGTCGGCAAGACAGGCCAGAGAGTAGTGGTGCGTAACGGCGCTATTACCTCACAGCTTGGTCCGCTTAAAGGATGGACGACGCACAGACATGCACCAGCACTAGCCGAGCACTCGTTCCGTGATTCGTGGAAGAATTTATCCAAAGAGCTTGAGGCGAGTAAACCTGAGATGGAGCCGGATGTGCTGAAAAGGTTAAAGGCAGCCAAACAGAAGCAGGGAGGAGAGCGGCATGAATAA